A single genomic interval of Prionailurus viverrinus isolate Anna chromosome A2, UM_Priviv_1.0, whole genome shotgun sequence harbors:
- the PTTG1IP2 gene encoding PTTG1IP family member 2, which produces MCWPWAWGQILLPVFLSLFLIQLLISFSENHFSQISRQRGKQRPKSLDDACAVKKNCQLCTEDKKCFWCREERACKKMCFPYFGCLFISVYWLNYRIDIFGFLMLLFVIILITGLI; this is translated from the exons ATGTGCTGGCCGTGGGCGTGGGGCCAAATCCTCTTGCcagttttcctctccctctttctcattcAGCTGCTTATCAGCTTCTCAGAGAATCACTTTTCCCAAATCTCCAGACAGAGGGGCAAGCAGAGACCAAAATCTCTGGATGATG CATGTGCTGTAAAGAAAAATTGTCAATTGTGCACAGAAGATAAAAAA TGTTTTTGGTGCAGAGAAGAAAGGGCTtgcaaaaaaatgtgttttccatattttggGTGTCTATTCATTTCTGTGTATTGGTTAAACTATAGAA TTGACATATTTGGATTCCTGATGCTTCTATTTGTCATAATATTAATTACAGGGCTCATTTGA